Proteins from one Gibbsiella quercinecans genomic window:
- a CDS encoding ATP-binding cassette domain-containing protein, giving the protein MVNITKTYGSIRSLRGVNLRLAPGEVLGLVGDNGAGKSTLTKILSGAVVPTSGSIRIDGAEQQFLSPADARRCHIEMVYQDLSLCDTVDVAGNLFMGREPTRKIFGVPFLDQEKMHADAREMLKGLGISIPDTRLMVRNLSGGQRQAIAIARAAAFSPKVLIMDEPTAALAVAEVEAVLALIKRVSARGVSVILITHRLQDLFLVCDRIMVMYEGTNTADRNVADTDLGEIVNLIVGDKFTAHSARAH; this is encoded by the coding sequence ATGGTGAACATCACCAAGACGTACGGCTCGATACGCTCCTTACGCGGCGTTAACCTGCGTCTGGCCCCCGGTGAAGTGCTGGGGCTGGTGGGTGACAACGGCGCCGGTAAATCAACGTTAACCAAAATACTGTCCGGCGCGGTGGTGCCGACCAGCGGCAGTATCCGGATCGACGGCGCCGAGCAGCAGTTTCTCTCGCCGGCGGACGCCCGCCGCTGCCATATCGAAATGGTGTATCAGGATCTTTCGCTGTGCGACACCGTGGACGTGGCCGGCAACCTGTTCATGGGGCGCGAACCCACCAGGAAGATCTTCGGCGTGCCCTTTCTCGATCAGGAAAAAATGCACGCCGACGCGCGGGAAATGCTTAAAGGGCTGGGGATCTCGATTCCCGATACGCGCCTGATGGTGCGCAACCTTTCCGGCGGCCAGCGGCAGGCGATCGCCATTGCGCGCGCGGCGGCGTTTTCGCCCAAGGTGCTGATTATGGATGAACCCACCGCCGCCCTGGCGGTGGCGGAAGTCGAAGCGGTGTTGGCGCTGATCAAACGCGTCAGCGCCCGTGGCGTCAGCGTTATTTTGATCACCCACCGCCTGCAGGATCTGTTTCTGGTCTGCGATCGGATCATGGTGATGTACGAAGGCACCAATACCGCAGATCGCAATGTCGCAGACACCGATCTGGGGGAGATCGTCAATCTTATCGTGGGCGATAAATTCACTGCCCATTCGGCTCGCGCCCATTAA